The Solea solea chromosome 15, fSolSol10.1, whole genome shotgun sequence genome segment ctaaaatgagacaaaaaagtcatagtatagtatgtcttctaaaatgagaaaaaaaagtcatagtatagtatgtcttctaaaatgagacaaaaacgtcatagtacagtatgtcgtccaaaatgagacaaaaacgttgtagtatagtatgtcgtccaaaatcactcaaaaacgtcatagtatagtatgtcgtccaaaaacactcaaaaaagtcatagtatagtatgtcatccaaaattggtcaaaaatgtcatagtatagtatgtcgtcaaaaatgagacaaaaaagtcatagtatagtatgtcgtccaaaatccctcaaaaatgtcatagtatagtatgtcgtccaaaatgagacaaaaacgtcatagtatagtatgtcgtccaaaatcactcaaaaaagtcatagtacagtatgtcgtccaaaatccctcaaaaatgtcatagtatagtatgtcgtccaaaatgagacaaaaacgtcatagtatagtatgtcgtccaaaatcactcaaaaaagtcatagtatagtatgtcatccaaaatcaatcaaaaaaatcatagtacagtatggcgtacaaaataagacaaaatagtcatagtatagtatgttgtccaaaattactcaaaaagtcatagtatagtatgtcgtccaaaatgagacaaaaaaatcatagtatagtatgtcgtccaaaatgagacaaaaacgttatagtataatatgtcgtccaaaatcactcaaaaaagtcatagtatagtatgtcgtcaaaaacgagacaaaaagtcatagtatagtatgtcgtccaaaatgagacaaaaacgttatagtatagtatgtcgtccaaaatcactcaaaaaagtcatagtatagtatgtcgtcaaaaacgagacaaaaaatcatagtatagtatgtcgtccaaaatcagtcaaaaaagtcagtttagtatgtcgtccaaaatgagacaaaaaagtcatagtatagtatgtcttctgaaatgagacaaaaaagtcatagtaaagtatgtcgtccaaaatcattcaaaaaagtcagtttagtatgtcgtccaaaatgagacaaaaaagtcatagtatagtatgtcttctaaaatgagacaaaaaagtctagtagtcatcatctaccgctttatcctcaaccagagggtcgcggcgggtgctgtgccaatctcagctacatcgggcagtccatcgcagggccacacacacacacacacacacacagatagagacaaacaaccattcacggtcacactcaatttagagtgtacaatttacctaatccccatattgcatgattttggactgtgggaggaagccggagaacccggagagaacccacgcacacacggggagaacatgcaaactccatgcagaaagacccttgtcaCCACCTTGTGAccctcatagtatagtgtgtcgtccaaaatgagacaaaaatgtgatagtttagtGTGCTTCTCTCAAACctctgagaaacagagaaaacagcatgttttaaagctgTCATATTtccaagaacggttgatgatagagttTGGTttgcgtcaggaggctttcagcagctctcacatttaaatttgtgagaaACGGGTGTGAATTgtaagagaaatcacagttttaaaatcacccttgTCTTGATTTTTCAAAAACTCTAAAGCCgacttttaacatgggagtgaatgggagctttgaccagaactctctgcgcttttaggtgattttaagaaaaactgtaagtcgtatgaaatgaaaacaacaaacagggttagacgacaaccacaGCAACCTTTTGATGTAAATGTCAGTGTAAGTtagaaattgtgggcaggagaagagtttgtttagagatttttgtgattatttttctggatCTCAGCAGAGTGTGTCACTTAGTGATGTGTCGTCCGTGAACGATTCGTTCAAAATGAACTCATCTTTTAtatgactcgggagtaatgagtcgtctcagtgagtgatttgttcattttcatgcagtaccttccttcgccacatggcaggcagctgcataagttcagtcagcaggacaggaaacagaaatgattagttcaggattcactcaactgagcgtccgtcctcaggtcacacaacaatggcagagaggatacaggactcaagtcacttgtcactttattgaggtgtgtatttgctttcctagggtttcatatggtttgaattgcttgtggcattttgtttattatactttgtcagctgaagcaaacgatgttgccttcagtgttaagtgtttttacaacgcccacaagagggctacagcgccacccgctgtgaaaatgaacaaaatgaatgaaatgactcaaaaaaagattagttcaatttactgtccgagagtaaaagatccgagtcagtaagaagagtcgaacttcccatcactaGTGTCACTCTAGCGCCACGCCCACGGacgcaatacacactcattttaaaatctgaaaacatcaAAAAAGAAGTACAAATCGTAAActgtgattgtttaaaaaccttaatgtatcaaaactttgactttggttagaaaagtcccaagtcttgtgacctgTTTAACGTTTCAATTACGTCTCTATGTTAAAGTATGACCACACTGggatgctccaaagtgggcttggtttttctccttcttttgaCCGTTTCCCATTCACGTGTATGTGGAAACTAttcgcagttttttgcgatttttgtcacCAAAAATATCAACATGAAGAATAAACGCGTaggattacaagagatgcttgTGCTGCAAGGAACTCTACGCTCTACTGCTGCGTCATCAGGTCaatccaaaaacacatttgatgtTAGTGAGTGGATCCTCAACTCCTGCAACATTGTTGATTGTCTCTTTTGACTTTGCTTCAGGAATTGACTCAAACAAATTCACACAATTACCCCAACCTTTTAGTGAAGGtttatgttttaagtttaaattaaatgacCAAACATCTCTTTGAAATGATTCTTCTACCAAATCAATATGTCAATCACAAAAAGTGAGTCCACATATGGAATGTTTGACAAACCCAAGTCctaagagaaaatcagtgattctaAGACGAAATCTTCTAAGACGAGCAGCTTCTGAGCTAAAAGCATTGATTTTattgatggactttggtgtgggagagttagaACAGGCTGTCTCATGGTGTTTTCCAGGGATtgatatattttattcatgagCTGGGATCTTTGTTAACAGGCTGTAAACAATTGTTTCTGTGTCACTATGTCAGAAAACCTGAACTGTAACTTTAATGAGTCTTTTCCACGGCTGCATGTCATTGTTTTGTAAGTTTACATGGACTTCTGTAGACCGTCTGAGCACATGGGTGACATTTGAGGCTATAAGTAGCCAAACAGGCTACTGAACACAGTGTTGGGGTTCTGTTCTTCTGTCCATCATTGAGCTTCAGTCGACAGCTGTCGTGCTGCGAGTGCAGCAGGTTCTAAAGGAGTCAATCAGCCTGCTCGTCTTCCTCTGACCGCTGGTGTTCCCACTCTGACGGGACGTGTTGGTGTTCTGGCGCGACAGCTTGGCTCGGCTCGCTGTCTCCCTGATCTGCAGCTCCAGGTGTTTCTGGATGGCCAGACCCAGCTCCTCCGGGTCAACAGAGGCTCCGTACACCTCCCACGTCATCCCCTCTGCATCCCACTTCACCTCCTTCACTGGGGACTTGAGCCCACTGTCCGTTTTCTTGCCTCCATCAGAGTCGGTGTTGGTCAGCGACGGCGTGCGGCTGCTGGAGCTCtcacctctgctctcctctgtcAGACAGATTTGAGGGAACACATGAGGCGTGACAGTCTGTTCTGTCTGCACTCCAACATCCCTCAGCTCCCTTGGTGCCATCACAGTCCCAACGTCCCGGGTCCTGGTTCTAACAATGGCACTGCTGCAGCACTCCTCTCTGCTAaggtgttttggggtttgtgggCCGGCACCAGGAGGCACAGAGCTGATCCAGGAGCAGTTGAGATTGCAGCACCGCAGCAGATGTTTGGCATCGAGGCCCGTCTCGCTGACAGAGGAGACGAGGCGAGGCAGGGTGAGGTGCTTTGTCGGCTCTGCGGTTGCCAGGTGCTGCAACAGCTGGGAAGAGGCTGGGATGGGCTGGGGGTGGCAGTAGGCAGCAAACGTGTCTTCAAAAATGGCGTGATGATTGTAAGCGTCGTAACAGAGTGGCTTGTCACACTGAGGGAGAAGATGGCCTTTCTCTTCTACACCCTCACCTTTGACCGACACCTTGGGGGATGAGATGCAGACACACCTGCTCTTAGGCTGCTGGAAACCAACATCGCCTCCACTGGCTCCTCGGCAAACAGTGGTGATGAAGTTGCACTGTTGCAGCTGCATGGGTTGCTTGCAGGGTGACGCACACCGACCCTCAAACCCTTGGATAATCTTATCTGCTCCAAGGTAAACGCGTCCACCGGTGTCCCCGCGCGGAGCTTGGAGGGACGCTCCCTGTGTTAGCACAGGTAAAGAGTCTGAGGGATTCCTGTGAACTGACGTGTCATCAAAGACCTGGTGCTGGTGTGAGGGTG includes the following:
- the si:dkey-191g9.7 gene encoding uncharacterized protein si:dkey-191g9.7, producing MKEGRTEPQQRVDHCERFSMAEAECPAPSSLSGHTLFDSTRSSRPSDGPGPACEEVSESSTTPQHPASPGALSPPNESGTCAPSHQHQVFDDTSVHRNPSDSLPVLTQGASLQAPRGDTGGRVYLGADKIIQGFEGRCASPCKQPMQLQQCNFITTVCRGASGGDVGFQQPKSRCVCISSPKVSVKGEGVEEKGHLLPQCDKPLCYDAYNHHAIFEDTFAAYCHPQPIPASSQLLQHLATAEPTKHLTLPRLVSSVSETGLDAKHLLRCCNLNCSWISSVPPGAGPQTPKHLSREECCSSAIVRTRTRDVGTVMAPRELRDVGVQTEQTVTPHVFPQICLTEESRGESSSSRTPSLTNTDSDGGKKTDSGLKSPVKEVKWDAEGMTWEVYGASVDPEELGLAIQKHLELQIRETASRAKLSRQNTNTSRQSGNTSGQRKTSRLIDSFRTCCTRSTTAVD